AAAATAAATTAAAATTTTTATAAAATGCCAAATTTGCTTTGTTTGTAATAGAAAAATAAATTTTAAGAATTTCCCACGCCAAAAGACGTGGGATAAAATTTACGCTATCTTGGTAGCGTCGATGATGTTTAGATCAAGTCCAAGATCCTCGACAGATAATCCAAGCGCAAGTCCTACAAGCTGAGATAGGTGGATGATTGGCTTTCTCACATTTGAGTGGTTCTCATCTTGATACCTCTCTTGGTAGATGTCAAGTTGCATTTGACAAAGTGGGCATGGTGTGACAACTACGTCAGCGCCGTTTTCATCGGCGTTATTTACGATCTGGCTTGACATTTTTCTTACAGATGTGCCAGCTGGGTAGCTAGCGTGGAATCCGCAGCAGTCAAGTCTTTTCTCAAATGGCACAATAGTAGCACCAAGTGCGCCTACAACGGTTTCAAAGCTCTTTGGATTGACTGAGTTTTCTCTATTATGTAGATCTTTTTCAGGTCTTAGGCTGTGGCAGCCGTAAAATAGCGCTACTTTTAGCCCGCTAAGTGGTTTAACAACCTTTGCTCTTAGCGTTTCTACGTTTTGATAAAGCACCCAAAGAAGACTTGTGATCTCGGTTGAGCCATTATATTTCATATTACCTTCAGCTAAAAATGTATTGATACGATCTTTTGCGCCCTTATCAAGCGTGCTTTTTGCTCTTGTTAGAGTTAGCATACAAGTTGAACATGTCGTAAG
The DNA window shown above is from Campylobacter concisus and carries:
- the sdhE gene encoding 8-methylmenaquinol:fumarate reductase membrane anchor subunit, with translation MQNEFAFFPGCVLSQAAKEAKMSLEAIAPILGWKLHEIKGWSCCGAQQAQDVDPIATLVANARNIALAEQMNMPMLTTCSTCMLTLTRAKSTLDKGAKDRINTFLAEGNMKYNGSTEITSLLWVLYQNVETLRAKVVKPLSGLKVALFYGCHSLRPEKDLHNRENSVNPKSFETVVGALGATIVPFEKRLDCCGFHASYPAGTSVRKMSSQIVNNADENGADVVVTPCPLCQMQLDIYQERYQDENHSNVRKPIIHLSQLVGLALGLSVEDLGLDLNIIDATKIA